One genomic region from Marmota flaviventris isolate mMarFla1 chromosome 6, mMarFla1.hap1, whole genome shotgun sequence encodes:
- the Tbpl1 gene encoding TATA box-binding protein-like 1 → MDADSDVALDILITNVVCVFRTRCHLNLRKIALEGANVIYKRDVGKVLMKLRKPRITATIWSSGKIICTGATSEEEAKFGARRLARSLQKLGFQVIFTDFKVVNVLAVCNMPFEIRLPEFTKNNRPHASYEPELHPAVCYRIKSLRATLQIFSTGSITVTGPNVKAVATAVEQIYPFVFESRKEIL, encoded by the exons ATGGATGCAGACAGTGATGTTGCATTGGACATTCTAATTACAAATGTAGTCTGTGTTTTTAGAACAAGATGCCATTTGAACTTAAGAAAGATTGCTTTGGAGGGAGCAAATGTAATTTATAAGCGTGATGTTGGG aaagtattAATGAAGCTTAGAAAACCTAGAATTACAGCTACAATTTGGTCCTCAGGAAAAATCATTTGCACTGGAGCAACAAG CGAAGAAGAAGCTAAATTTGGTGCCAGACGTTTAGCCCGCAGTCTGCAGAAATTAGGTTTTCAg GTAATATTTACAGATTTTAAGGTTGTTAATGTTTTGGCAGTTTGTAACATGCCCTTTGAAATCCGTTTGCCAGAATTCACAAAGAACAATAGACCTCATGCCAG ttatgAACCTGAACTTCATCCTGCTGTGTGCTATCGGATAAAATCTCTAAGAGCTACATTACAGATTTTTTCAACAGGAAGTATCACAGTAACAG GGCCCAATGTAAAGGCTGTGGCTACTGCTGTGGAACAAATATACCCATTTGTGTTTGAAAgcaggaaagaaattttataa